The sequence atCACACAGGCGGACATCGCGATTGCGATTCGTGCAGCATGAGTGGTAAATCTGGCCTTGTCTGTTGAATAGAAGGTATTTCAAAAGATCTGATCAGGCTATAGAGCGCGTGGGTGAGCTGTGGTACTATCACCACTATCCTGCATAAACAATGATATGAGAGGCAAAAATACAGCGACAATAATCCCCATGAAGCATGCACACTGCAGAAGCAGGAGGCCTACGTGGACACACCATCTACTTTGAGGGGAAACAACGACAATATACATCACACGATCAAGACAACAAAATTAACCACTAATGGTGATACATGCTGAAAAGCTAATGCACacttttgattttttccccctgctTTTAGTATGATTTCCTTCGTTGAAGCTGTTTTCCTGTAAAGCTAGTCCAACACCTCTGGTGTGAGGCGCAATAATACATCCAATCCAGCTTGGCAACGGACAAGAATTTGGTCAAATAAATGAAATTTAATGAGATGACAGAAAGATATGGCACGGATGGTGGTTTGGGAAAAAAAATGTGTCACATGAGTTCAATTTAAAATGTatcatcatcagcagcagttaTCTGTACTATACATTCATTAATCATCGGCGGTTACACTGAATTCATTCATACACTGACAAGCTAATTAAGCGAGAGTAATTTCAGCAGCTGTCAAAACAATGAAAACCTGAAAAAGCTCACGAGTTATTTACATAAGAAGCTGCCAGGAAAACTACATTAAAAACTGAGGACATGAAGGTGCAGTGGACATGAAGACCTGTTATGGTATGGTCGTATGGTGGCTGCTGCCTGGGAGCCCTCTGCCCGGGAGCCCCCTGCCCGGGAGCCCTCTGCCCGGGAGCCCTCTGCCCGGGAGCCCCCTGCCCGGGAGCCCCCTGCCCGGGAGCCCTCTGCCTGGTTTCAACTTCGATGATTCCAGAAGAAGTGAAAATATAACAGCTGAATGATCCAGAAAAATGTTTATGTCTCCAAAGGGAGccactcttttttttcccttctcccaATCACGTTAGAAAGTGAAGtgcgggggcgtccgggttgaacagcggtctattccgttgcctaccaacacagggatcgccggttcgaatccccacgttacctccggcttgggcgggtgtCCCtatacacacaattggccgtgtctgcgggtgggaagccgaatgtgggtatgtgtcctggtcgctgcactagcgccttctctggtaggttggtgcgcctgttcggggggggggggctggctggggggatcctcccgcacgctacgtccccctggcaacactcctcaccgtcaggtgaaaagaagcggctggcgactccacatgtatgggaggaggcatgtggtagtctgcggccctcccaggatcggcagagggggtggagcagcgaccgggacagctcggaaaatagggtaattggtcaagtacaattggggagaaaaagagggaacaatccccaaaaaaaagaaaagaaaagaaaaaaggacatgGTGTGCTGTGTTTAGTGACCGTACAGCTGGGGTGTAAAGAAACCAGCCTGTCAGGCTTCGACACAAACGTTAGCCCTGACGTCATCCTCACTGCCACAATACCGCTATCAGTCCCGCAGGCAATAGCAAACCCCCCTCGTAATTTGATGATGATGTGAAAAATACTCCCATTTTTCCCTCCTCGATGAGACCTGCTGCACTGATCCACCAGCGAGCGAACAGCCGAATGATTACTGATGGCATCACTCACACAGAAAGGCAGAGACACGGTGAAGGGTGCACTTCAACATGGcaggacctccctcaaaaggcaGGTCATTCCCTCCCACCAGGTCAGGAACTGTACGCCCTCAACAAAGCGACCAAAATGTCTCGATCCCCAGGTTGTTTTCTTGAATACTCGCTCCTTTGTGGATGCAGGGGAGAAATGTTCGACCTACTTCCCCTCATGTCCTGGTCCAAGACAATCACTGACGTTATAATGTCCAAGAAACTGGAATATATATAGTTACACAACAACATGATGCCATTTTGCCTATCGAATCCATTCTTGAGCTGTATATAAACTCAACATGATTTGTTGATCTGTACAGTTTAGACAATAAACACCAAAATACCTTGTGTGGATTTCTGTTTGGCTTTACAATATTTCAAGCTTTCATGCTCACACGTATTTCTACGATTATTAACAAACGTATGGTTCACGTCAAAGTGTCTCATCACTGAAAGCGTTGCTTTCTCCTTGGctgacaatccatccatccatccatccatccattatccaaaccacttatcctgctctcagggtcgcggggatggaggctggagcctatcccagcagtcatttggcggcaggtgcggagacaccctagacaggccgccagacaatTCGTGATTTCCCtaatctgtccctccctctggtagtgaggactACCGACACGGTGCAGCAGCCATTGCCACTTGTGTGCCAtcggctcagcagtaaacagttcccacccttgtagaaATGTCTTCCTCGTGCCAAGGTTAACAGACAGTCTAATGGATAACAAACAACATCACACGATAACTGAACATTGATCTACTGTTATATTGATTGTAGACTCGGTAGGTgacctgtccaacagaagcatcacctCATCATCATCGTGTTTCAGTTTCTTTTCCGGTTTGAGTAGGAAAAGTGTttgatgctgcaccagtgttcttCCTACCCGGTCCAACATCTCAACAGTGCTATATGGAGTCTGCCTCCAACCATGGAAAAGGTGCCAGCTAGTGTTCTGTGACCTGTCTCCATGGTCTAGATAGATTTAATAACTATTTAGTAGTGGAGAAAAATCACAAATTACAGCTTTGATATCAACTCTACATTTAAGTACTGTGAGAAACTTTTGGAAAACTGACCAAAGCAAACTGCATATCGAGAAAAGGGTTGGCCCTCTCActggcaccccccccctctctcagatCGCTGTGGTGATTTGGGTCAAGCCCAGGTTGTTGGAGTCCTCCGGGCCCTGGTAGAGGATCGAGGACATCTCTACAGCTAGTCATACAGGCCTGGCCTGGCTTCCCTCTCCATGGACTTCTGCAGGGCAGGAATGGTGTTGGAGCATGCTCCTGACGCCCCGGCTGTCCATGGCTCCCCGGGATCTGGGGTAGCAAAAGTCCCTGAAGCACCTCTTGAAATTCTCATCCAAGAAGGCGTACAGGATGGGGTTGAGGCTGCTGTTGGTGTAGCCTAACGCCACGCAGAAGAAGTATGCGGCCATGACGGCCGTGGTCTCGGGCACTTCAGTTGAGAGCGCCCTGACCAGGATGAAGATGTGGATGGGCGTCCAGCACACCACGAAGacagccaccaccaccagcaccagacGCGTGATCCGCCGCAGGTTGCGGTCCTTCTCACGGGATCCAGACAGCAGGCGAACGCTCTTAAGCCGCAACACCATCAGTGTGTAGCAGacgctgatgatgatgaggggCACCACGAAAGCGAAGATGAAGACACAGATCTTCATCAGGGTGTCCCAGTAGATGTAGGGGTCGGGGAACTGCAAGGCGCACTCCGTTGTTCCTGATCGTTTATGAGATAGAGAACAACAAAGGTAAGACACCAGATGTGGACCGATCAATAGATCATTCAGTCATCTATATATAAAAATAATCAAACAATATGCTAATACCAGACCCTATGATGGAATGAGGTGTCACCACATAGAAGAAACAAACAGAATATTATACAGTATTTGACAGGTCATTGATCAGGCCCTCTTTGTGGAACCTCTTTTTCCAATCTATTTCACTATCAAACAAATAGAAAAGCCTGTAAACTCTATTCTTTCTCTAAGTTGATCCAATATGGCTCCCACAGCTTAATCTGGCCTAGCAGCTGTAATGTGATGGctcacagaaagaaagaaaaaaattattTCAGGAATGTCCTCTCCACATGAGCTAGATGATGCTTCCTGCCACCAATTGAACCAATTAAAGCCAATCAAGGAGGTTAGAGTTCATAGCGCGTGTCTGAAAAGGCCCATCATATCCAATCTGCAGCTGATAAATGTTCTTTCATCTCCCTGCCACAaaatgagacacagacagagcccAGAAAAAGGACATCCATAATCTAGACCTGTTACACACACTGTTAGGAACCATAGGATAAAAGGATGTTGTATTCTTTTTCATCATTTTAGGGTTGCAAAGCCTAACCTTGCAAAGCATTGACTACACAGAGGGTAATGATGCCACTCTGCCATGACACgatgtggtgagtgtgtgtgaggtTACGGTACCATTGTTGGTCTGAGTGCTGCCCAGGATCATGACAGGGATCCCGGCGGCAGACGACAGCACCCAAATGAGCATGTTGATGAGCTTGGCTTTGACGGGTGTGCGGAAGTCCAGGGCCTTGATGGGATGGCATACGGCCACGTAGCGGTCCACGCTCATCATGGTCAAGGTGAAGATGCTGGTGAACATGTTGTAGTAATCGATGGAGATGAACACCTTGCACACCACCTCGCCAAAGGGCCAGGAGTTGAGGAGGTAGTCGGTGCTCTGGAAGGGAATGGTGGTGGTGACCAGGGCGTCGGCCACAGCCAGGTTGAAGATGTAGATATTGGTGGCTGTTTTCATTTTGGTGTACCTGTATTATGGGTGGAGATGGAGGCGGTGAGATTGGATCAAActgatgctgtttttgttttttgttgtttttttttggttgtctGTGTGAttgtttattctctctctctctctctctctctctctctctctctctctctctctctctctctctctctctctctctctctctctctctggattttccccatttttctccccaattgtacccggccaattatacaatcttccgagctgtccggtcgctgctccaccccctctgctgatccggggagggctgcagactaccacatgctccccccgatacacgtggagtcgccagccgcttcttttcacctgacagtgaggagtttcgccagggggacggaagcacgtgggaggatcacgcgaccccccccccgaacagacgccccgaccgaccaaccagaggaggcgctagtgcagcgaccaggccacatccggcatcccacccgcagacacggccaattgtgtctgtagggacgcccgaccaagccggaggtaacacagggattcgaaccggcgatccccgtgttggtaggcaacggaatagaccgccacgccaccaagAGGCCCTATTCATTCTCCCTTTTCTCCATAGAGGGCAGATAAATAGAAATGGTTTCGGTTCCTGACCGCTGGGTACAGGACAGCAATATTCCCGTGTGCTCCAAGAGAACTCAAATACACAAACAAAGCCACTGTTTATTCATGCACACCTTGTGTAACCTAATCTTCATTTTTAAAATCTTGTGCACACTTTAAAAGAGGAGGGCGTGTGTGAAACCTAAATCGCGCTTTGTTCAGATGTCAGTCATCTACCATGGAGGGGTCCGGTGTAGTTCCTGGCTGGTGAATCCCAACAACGGATGAATGCGTTGCATGGCAAACAGTCTCTTGCCCATAATTTCCTCTTTAAATGTTGTCGTCTTTTACGGGTGCTCGAGCGTTTCACATTAATCACCGGTGTCTGCACGGATGATGAGTGACAGTTTCGTTTGCATCATGGGATGGAAAACAAGAGCACGGGGTGAAGTGGCAAGAATAACAACGAGGATACACCTCACTATCCATAAGCTCCTGCAGCTggcgtgcaaaaaaaaaacacaaaacggtGAAGGATAGTGAAGGTTTCATGAGACGCCAGAAGAACAACGCAGTCCCACTAGActtagacgccccccccccccattcactacATTAATTCCCTAGCCCCCTCACCTTAACCATCATAGCTACACGCCTAACCTTGTCCCTTACTCCACCCTTAAcccaatcctaattctaaccctaaccctaaaacccggccctaaccctaaaatagactctTTTCCTCATCGGGACccttaaaatgtccccacaaggtaggtggtgtcTGGTTTTTCCATCCTAATGGAGACTTTTGGTCCCCACTGAGATGGAAAAACacgggcacgcacgcacgcacgcacgcgcaggcAGATGTGCCGTTAATGAGGGAGAATCACGGCAGATTTGCGCCTGAGGGTGGCGCACACAAGTGATTTCTAAATGGCAGCTATGCAGCATTAGTGTGACAGCCTAAACAGCAATGACAGCGACTCTTAACAGCCTTGTATATCATGCAAAGCGGAACCAGCGCCGGTGGCTGTCACGGCGATGTCATTATTTTAAACTAATCACAACTATGTTCAAAGTCGGTGCTCTTGACTCGAGTGACCTCACCTGATGATGACATACATCACCAAGCAGTTGCCCACCAGACCCACCACGAACACCACGGAGTAGACCGCGGCTATGATGGGGATGATGGGCGACATGGGCTCGGCTGCAGCCTCCCAGGTCTCGTTGGCGGAGGAGTCGAAGGCGTGCGGGGCGCCGGGCTGACAGGTGGAGTTTGGCACGCAGTCCTCCGGGTGCGCCGAGGCGCACCTGTCCTCTTTGTAGATGTGCACAATAGCGCTGTCCATGCTTCCGAGACACGGGGGCTCCACGGCGACTTCTCAACTTCAGCACACACCTGGCAACGGTCGAACGGTGGAGTGGCGTTTATTTCCACCAAGCACACCGGAAAActggtatcatcatcatcatcatcatcatcatcatcatcatcatcatcacaacgACAGCACAGCCGATATTGGCAGAGAAACAGCGCAACAGACTGCCCAAAGACATAACGATCCCATCCCAATACCACCTTACCTGTGTTTGCCTTTTCTCCTGCTCCGTTAAAGTTAATG is a genomic window of Lampris incognitus isolate fLamInc1 chromosome 14, fLamInc1.hap2, whole genome shotgun sequence containing:
- the oprk1 gene encoding kappa-type opioid receptor, which gives rise to MDSAIVHIYKEDRCASAHPEDCVPNSTCQPGAPHAFDSSANETWEAAAEPMSPIIPIIAAVYSVVFVVGLVGNCLVMYVIIRYTKMKTATNIYIFNLAVADALVTTTIPFQSTDYLLNSWPFGEVVCKVFISIDYYNMFTSIFTLTMMSVDRYVAVCHPIKALDFRTPVKAKLINMLIWVLSSAAGIPVMILGSTQTNNGTTECALQFPDPYIYWDTLMKICVFIFAFVVPLIIISVCYTLMVLRLKSVRLLSGSREKDRNLRRITRLVLVVVAVFVVCWTPIHIFILVRALSTEVPETTAVMAAYFFCVALGYTNSSLNPILYAFLDENFKRCFRDFCYPRSRGAMDSRGVRSMLQHHSCPAEVHGEGSQARPV